Proteins encoded in a region of the Marinobacter arenosus genome:
- the serC gene encoding 3-phosphoserine/phosphohydroxythreonine transaminase codes for MSRAYNFCAGPATLPESVLLQAREEMLDWRGTGMSVMEMSHRSDDFVQIAETAEKDFRELAGISDDYAVLFMQGGASSQFATIPLNLLGEKSSADYVNTGIWSKKAIAEAKRYGEVNVVASSEESGFTTIPDVSGWQLNADAAYLHYTPNETIGGLEYDFIPDSGNVPLVADMSSTMLSRPMDFSKFGLIYAGAQKNIGPSGLVVVAIRKDLLGKARKETPTMMNYQVIADNDSMYNTPATYSWYLAGLVFKWLKAQGGVEAMGEINHRKARKLYDFIDTNDFYANPIDPRYRSWMNVPFTLADDGLNGEFLKGADARGLLNLKGHRSVGGMRASIYNAMPEAGVDALIQYMAEFARERG; via the coding sequence ATGAGTAGGGCGTATAACTTTTGTGCAGGCCCGGCGACCTTGCCGGAATCCGTGCTGCTGCAGGCACGCGAGGAAATGCTGGATTGGCGCGGTACCGGTATGTCCGTCATGGAGATGAGTCATCGCAGCGACGATTTTGTACAGATCGCCGAGACTGCGGAGAAAGACTTCCGTGAATTGGCCGGTATATCAGATGATTACGCCGTACTCTTCATGCAGGGTGGAGCTTCTAGCCAGTTTGCCACCATCCCGCTCAATCTTCTGGGAGAGAAGTCTTCCGCGGATTATGTGAACACCGGCATCTGGTCCAAGAAGGCGATTGCGGAAGCAAAACGCTATGGCGAGGTGAATGTGGTGGCGAGCTCGGAGGAATCCGGCTTCACCACCATTCCGGATGTGTCCGGTTGGCAACTCAACGCCGATGCTGCGTATCTGCACTACACGCCGAACGAAACCATCGGGGGACTCGAGTACGACTTCATCCCGGACAGTGGCAATGTGCCGCTGGTGGCGGATATGTCGTCCACCATGCTGTCCCGTCCGATGGATTTCTCGAAGTTCGGTCTGATCTACGCCGGTGCCCAGAAAAACATCGGCCCCTCGGGGCTGGTTGTCGTGGCTATCCGGAAGGATCTGCTGGGCAAGGCCCGCAAGGAAACGCCGACCATGATGAACTACCAGGTCATCGCCGATAACGACTCCATGTACAACACCCCGGCGACCTATTCGTGGTACCTGGCCGGGCTGGTCTTCAAATGGCTGAAGGCCCAGGGCGGCGTCGAAGCCATGGGTGAGATCAATCATCGCAAGGCGAGGAAGCTGTACGATTTCATCGATACCAACGACTTCTATGCGAACCCAATTGATCCCCGGTACCGCTCCTGGATGAATGTTCCATTTACCCTGGCGGACGACGGTCTCAACGGTGAGTTTCTGAAAGGCGCAGACGCCCGCGGTCTTCTCAATCTGAAGGGGCATCGCTCCGTCGGCGGCATGCGCGCCAGTATCTACAATGCCATGCCTGAGGCCGGCGTTGACGCCCTGATCCAGTACATGGCGGAATTCGCCAGGGAGCGTGGCTGA
- the pheA gene encoding prephenate dehydratase, whose translation MSDEQIRLGELRDEIDSLDQQIMDLISARARCAQEVAHVKMASNPDQDVFFYRPEREAQVLRRIKEQNPGPLSSEEMARLFREIMSACLALEKPMHIAFLGPVGTFTQAAALKHFGHSVISVPLPAIDAVFREVESGAAHYGVVPVENSTEGMINHTLDMFMSSPLKICGEVQLRIHHHLLVSPKHKDQEITRIYSHQQSFAQCRQWLDTHRYGIERITVSSNAEAARRAAEESGAAAIAGDMAAELYGLEKLANSIEDRPDNTTRFLIIGREEVPASGNDKSSILVSMRNKPGALYQLLEPFHRHGISLTRIETRPSPSGTWAYVFYIDFEGHMEDEPVRNLLAEVDDEAVELKRLGSYPIGVL comes from the coding sequence ATGAGTGACGAGCAAATTCGCCTGGGGGAGCTTCGGGACGAAATCGATAGCCTCGACCAGCAGATCATGGATCTGATCAGCGCCCGGGCTCGCTGTGCACAGGAAGTGGCGCATGTGAAAATGGCGTCGAATCCGGACCAGGATGTCTTCTTTTATCGCCCTGAGCGCGAAGCGCAGGTGCTGCGCCGTATCAAGGAGCAGAACCCGGGGCCTTTGTCTTCTGAGGAAATGGCCCGGCTGTTCCGCGAGATCATGTCTGCATGCCTGGCTCTGGAAAAGCCGATGCACATTGCTTTTCTGGGCCCGGTGGGTACCTTTACCCAGGCTGCGGCTTTGAAGCATTTCGGGCACTCGGTGATCAGTGTGCCCCTGCCGGCCATTGATGCCGTGTTCCGGGAAGTGGAGTCCGGCGCCGCTCACTACGGCGTGGTGCCGGTGGAAAACTCCACCGAGGGCATGATCAATCACACCCTGGATATGTTCATGTCGTCACCGCTGAAAATTTGCGGTGAGGTTCAGCTTCGAATTCATCACCACCTGCTGGTGTCGCCGAAGCACAAGGACCAGGAAATCACCCGGATCTATTCCCATCAGCAGTCCTTTGCCCAGTGCCGCCAGTGGTTGGATACCCACCGCTACGGTATTGAGCGCATTACCGTGTCCAGCAACGCCGAGGCAGCCCGCCGAGCGGCAGAGGAGTCTGGTGCGGCGGCCATTGCCGGCGATATGGCGGCGGAGCTCTACGGGCTGGAGAAACTGGCCAACAGCATTGAGGATCGGCCGGATAATACGACACGATTCCTCATTATTGGCCGCGAAGAAGTGCCGGCCAGTGGGAACGACAAGTCTTCCATCCTGGTTTCCATGCGTAACAAGCCCGGCGCACTGTATCAGCTCCTCGAGCCGTTTCACCGGCATGGTATCAGCCTGACCCGGATCGAAACGCGACCGTCGCCCAGTGGTACCTGGGCGTATGTGTTCTACATCGATTTCGAGGGGCACATGGAAGACGAGCCGGTGCGCAATCTGTTGGCTGAAGTGGACGACGAAGCGGTTGAGCTCAAGCGGTTGGGTTCCTATCCGATTGGTGTGCTCTAG
- the hisC gene encoding histidinol-phosphate transaminase has product MAFDYQSLAVKGVQALSPYQPGKPIDELARELGLNPADIVKLASNENPLGPSEKALSAVRKALPELCLYPDGNGFDLKQALAARFDVGMDQITLGNGSNDVLEVIARCFADRDSEVIFSQYAFAVYPLVTQAIGATGISVPAKAWGHDLDAMAAAVTDRTRLVFVANPNNPTGTVHKAGAVEAFLEKIPARVLVVLDEAYCEYLQGDQYPDGLKLLSRFPNLIVCRTFSKAWGLAALRVGYSICSPEIADILNRVRQPFNVDTLALAAATAVLGDEDYLERAREVNSAGLKQLEQAFDRLGLDYIPSAGNFVAVDVGGQAQEIYRSLLAQGVIVRPVAGYGMPNHLRVSVGLPAENERFIEALKQALTPSGQGAAGA; this is encoded by the coding sequence ATGGCGTTTGATTACCAAAGCCTGGCAGTGAAAGGGGTTCAGGCATTATCTCCCTACCAGCCGGGTAAACCGATTGACGAGCTGGCCCGTGAGCTGGGGCTGAACCCGGCCGATATCGTCAAGCTGGCCAGCAACGAAAACCCGCTCGGACCCAGTGAGAAGGCGCTCTCCGCGGTCAGGAAGGCGCTACCAGAACTGTGCCTGTATCCCGACGGCAATGGGTTTGATCTGAAGCAGGCGTTGGCCGCGCGCTTCGACGTGGGGATGGACCAGATTACCCTGGGTAACGGTTCGAACGACGTGCTGGAAGTGATTGCCCGATGTTTTGCCGACCGGGATTCGGAGGTCATCTTTTCTCAGTATGCCTTCGCCGTTTACCCACTGGTAACCCAGGCCATTGGCGCGACGGGCATTTCCGTTCCGGCAAAGGCGTGGGGGCATGACCTCGATGCCATGGCGGCTGCCGTAACGGATCGGACACGACTGGTTTTCGTGGCGAACCCGAATAATCCAACCGGCACCGTGCACAAGGCAGGCGCCGTCGAAGCATTCCTGGAGAAAATTCCCGCCCGTGTTCTGGTGGTTCTCGATGAGGCCTATTGCGAATACCTGCAGGGCGATCAGTACCCCGATGGCCTCAAGCTTCTGAGCCGGTTCCCCAACCTCATTGTCTGCCGGACCTTCTCCAAGGCCTGGGGGCTTGCCGCGCTTCGGGTCGGCTACAGCATCTGCTCCCCGGAGATTGCCGATATTCTTAACCGCGTTCGCCAGCCGTTTAACGTCGACACACTGGCCCTGGCCGCGGCAACCGCTGTCCTGGGTGACGAGGACTACCTCGAGCGGGCCCGTGAGGTGAATTCCGCTGGCCTGAAGCAGTTGGAGCAGGCGTTCGACCGGTTGGGTCTCGACTATATTCCGTCTGCGGGCAATTTCGTCGCCGTCGATGTCGGCGGGCAGGCTCAGGAAATCTATCGGTCACTGCTTGCCCAGGGGGTCATCGTGCGCCCCGTTGCCGGTTATGGCATGCCCAACCATCTGCGCGTGTCGGTCGGATTGCCAGCCGAGAACGAGCGGTTTATCGAAGCCCTGAAACAAGCGCTGACGCCATCAGGGCAGGGAGCCGCGGGTGCCTGA
- a CDS encoding bifunctional prephenate dehydrogenase/3-phosphoshikimate 1-carboxyvinyltransferase, producing MPDQQPLFKRVAIIGLGLIGGSLACAIRRNGLAEQVVGADKRADELALGQELGVIDEAASSIEEAVKGSDLVVLAVPVRATRAVLAEIQPWLGENAVLTDVGSTKSSFVADVEAVFGGLSPNVIPGHPIAGSEKSGIRAANPELFARHKVILTPGDQASPSALERLKRLWEGCGATVLTMSVGYHDEVLAATSHLPHLIAFSLVDTLAGEDENMDIFRYAAGGFRDFTRIAASDPVMWHDIFLSNRQAVLRVIDHFTHDLDQLREAIANQDSATLLRVFSRAKAAREHFSKMLSGQAYVTNNAEKQVTFRLQPGGAVTGDIRVPGDKSMSHRSIMLGALADGTTEVKGFLEGEDSLATLQAFRDMGVTIEGPDAGFVRIHGVGINGLQAPRGPLYLGNSGTAMRLFAGLLAAQPFDSELTGDASLSKRPMGRVADPLRAMGAVIDTAEGGRPPLKIRGGQHLTGIHYEMPVASAQVKSCLLLAGLYAEGSTSVTEPAPTRDHTERMLAGFGYHVHRDGATASVSGGGQLTATNIDVPADISSAAFFLVAASIAPGSDLVLRHVGMNPTRVGVINILRMMGADIEVLDEREIGGEPVADLRVRAAELKGIDIPEDQVPLAIDEFPVLFIAATCAKGRTVLRGAEELRVKESDRIQVMADGLAALSVETTVTPDGIVIEGGQTIGSGTVNSHGDHRIAMSFAVASLRAKGEIEVTDCANVATSFPGFVTLARSTGIHIEAEGEAND from the coding sequence GTGCCTGATCAACAGCCTCTGTTCAAGCGTGTCGCGATCATCGGCCTTGGTCTGATAGGCGGATCGCTGGCCTGTGCGATCCGACGTAATGGCTTGGCAGAGCAGGTGGTTGGCGCCGACAAGCGTGCCGATGAGCTGGCGCTGGGTCAGGAGCTGGGCGTTATTGACGAAGCGGCAAGCTCCATTGAAGAGGCGGTGAAGGGCAGTGATCTGGTGGTTCTGGCTGTGCCGGTCCGGGCAACGCGCGCTGTGCTGGCGGAAATTCAGCCATGGCTCGGAGAGAACGCCGTACTGACCGACGTCGGCAGCACCAAATCCAGTTTTGTCGCCGATGTCGAAGCGGTTTTCGGTGGGCTGTCGCCGAACGTGATCCCCGGTCACCCGATTGCCGGCTCCGAGAAGAGCGGAATCCGGGCCGCCAATCCGGAGCTGTTTGCCCGGCACAAGGTCATCCTGACACCTGGCGACCAGGCCAGTCCATCGGCACTGGAGCGCTTGAAGCGGCTTTGGGAAGGGTGTGGCGCAACCGTACTGACCATGTCGGTGGGCTATCACGACGAAGTGTTGGCTGCCACCAGCCATCTTCCGCACCTGATCGCTTTCTCTCTGGTGGATACACTGGCCGGCGAAGATGAGAACATGGACATCTTCCGTTATGCGGCCGGTGGCTTTCGCGATTTCACCCGGATTGCTGCCAGTGATCCGGTCATGTGGCACGATATCTTCCTTTCCAACCGACAGGCAGTGCTTCGCGTGATCGACCATTTCACCCATGATCTGGATCAGTTGCGCGAGGCCATTGCCAATCAGGACAGTGCCACGCTGTTGCGGGTTTTCAGTCGCGCCAAGGCGGCGCGGGAACATTTTTCAAAGATGCTTTCAGGACAGGCTTACGTGACAAACAACGCTGAGAAACAGGTAACGTTCCGTCTTCAGCCCGGCGGCGCCGTGACCGGTGATATCCGGGTGCCGGGTGACAAATCCATGTCCCACCGCTCGATTATGCTGGGCGCGCTGGCCGATGGGACCACCGAAGTAAAAGGTTTTCTTGAAGGTGAAGACAGCCTCGCCACGCTGCAGGCATTCCGGGATATGGGGGTCACCATAGAGGGACCGGATGCCGGCTTCGTGCGGATCCACGGTGTTGGCATCAACGGTCTTCAGGCGCCGCGGGGCCCGCTCTATCTGGGCAATTCCGGTACCGCCATGCGTTTGTTCGCCGGCCTGCTCGCCGCCCAGCCGTTCGATTCCGAGCTGACCGGTGACGCCAGCCTGTCCAAGCGTCCCATGGGGCGGGTTGCCGATCCGCTGCGGGCCATGGGTGCGGTTATCGACACTGCCGAGGGCGGTCGACCGCCGCTGAAAATTCGTGGCGGCCAACATCTGACTGGCATCCATTATGAAATGCCCGTTGCCAGCGCGCAGGTGAAATCCTGCCTGTTGCTGGCCGGTCTTTACGCCGAAGGCAGCACCTCGGTGACCGAGCCCGCGCCTACCCGGGATCATACGGAGCGTATGCTGGCGGGATTCGGGTACCACGTGCACCGTGATGGCGCCACAGCCAGCGTCAGTGGGGGCGGGCAGTTGACGGCCACCAACATTGACGTACCCGCGGATATCTCGTCGGCGGCGTTTTTCCTGGTTGCTGCCAGCATTGCGCCAGGCTCCGACCTGGTGTTGCGCCACGTGGGAATGAACCCGACGCGAGTTGGTGTGATCAACATCCTCCGCATGATGGGCGCGGATATCGAAGTGCTGGATGAGCGCGAGATTGGCGGTGAGCCTGTTGCTGATCTGCGTGTCCGGGCGGCCGAGTTGAAAGGGATCGATATTCCCGAGGATCAGGTGCCGCTGGCGATTGATGAGTTTCCAGTCCTGTTCATTGCTGCGACCTGCGCCAAGGGGCGTACGGTGCTGCGCGGAGCGGAAGAGCTTCGGGTGAAGGAGAGTGACCGGATTCAGGTCATGGCAGATGGGCTGGCAGCCCTGAGTGTTGAAACCACGGTCACGCCGGATGGTATTGTGATCGAGGGCGGTCAGACCATCGGCAGTGGTACGGTCAACAGCCATGGCGATCACCGGATTGCCATGTCCTTCGCAGTGGCCTCCCTGCGGGCCAAGGGCGAGATCGAAGTGACCGACTGTGCGAATGTCGCGACCTCTTTCCCGGGTTTCGTGACGCTGGCCCGGAGCACCGGAATCCACATCGAGGCCGAGGGAGAGGCAAATGACTGA
- the cmk gene encoding (d)CMP kinase, which translates to MTEREATVITVDGPGGSGKGTITQMLARKLGFHLLDSGALYRLTALAAVRQGVSLDDEEGLIRVASSLDVAFEPTPAGEPARVILAGEDVTSEIRTEACGDNASRVAVMQPVRDALLQRQRDFRKPPGLVADGRDMGTVVFPDAPVKIFLTASAEERARRRFSQLKDAGVDVNIDALLEEIRVRDERDMNRSAAPLKPADDAQVIDSTGLSIEEVLDRCMAAAGQA; encoded by the coding sequence ATGACTGAGCGCGAGGCGACCGTCATTACCGTGGATGGCCCAGGCGGTTCGGGCAAGGGGACCATTACCCAGATGCTGGCCAGGAAGCTCGGATTTCATTTGCTCGACAGTGGCGCGCTCTACCGGTTGACTGCTCTCGCAGCGGTGCGCCAGGGCGTTTCCCTCGATGACGAGGAGGGCCTGATCCGAGTTGCCTCTTCGCTGGATGTCGCCTTTGAGCCGACGCCGGCGGGTGAACCGGCCAGGGTGATCCTGGCGGGGGAGGACGTGACCTCGGAAATCCGGACCGAAGCCTGTGGTGACAATGCCTCGCGGGTTGCCGTGATGCAGCCGGTCAGAGATGCGCTTTTGCAGCGCCAGAGGGATTTCAGGAAGCCGCCGGGACTGGTCGCCGATGGTCGGGATATGGGCACGGTCGTTTTCCCCGACGCGCCGGTCAAGATTTTCCTGACCGCCAGTGCCGAGGAGCGAGCCCGGAGACGATTTAGCCAGTTGAAGGACGCGGGTGTCGATGTTAACATTGATGCCCTTTTAGAGGAGATACGGGTTCGTGACGAACGGGATATGAACCGTTCTGCAGCCCCTCTCAAGCCTGCGGATGATGCGCAAGTCATTGATTCCACAGGATTGAGTATAGAAGAGGTGTTAGACAGGTGTATGGCCGCAGCAGGTCAGGCCTGA
- the rpsA gene encoding 30S ribosomal protein S1: MSESFADLFEESLKEIDMQPGSIVQGTVVDVDSDWVTVNAGLKSEGVIPASQFLNEKGELEIAIGDVVDVALDAVEDGFGETRLSREKAKRAEAWKVLEKSFEAEEVVKGIINGKVKGGFTVDLAGIRAFLPGSLVDVRPVRDTAHLENKELEFKVIKLDQKRNNVVVSRRAVLEAENSAEREALLETLTEGLEIKGIVKNLTDYGAFVDLGGVDGLLHITDMAWKRIKHPSEIVNVGDEINVKVLKFDRERNRVSLGLKQLGEDPWVDIKGRYPEGTKVTARVTNLTDYGCFAELEEGVEGLVHVSEMDWTNKNIHPSKVVQVGDEVEVMILDIDEERRRISLGIKQCVSNPWEDFSSNFNKGDRISGKIKSITDFGIFIGLDGGIDGLVHLSDISWNETGEEAVREYKKGDEVETVILSVDPERERISLGIKQLESDPFAEFVQLNDKGSIVKGTVSAVDAKAATIALNDEVEAVLKASEISRDRVEDARNALKEGEEVEAKIISIDRKNRIINLSVKSKDVEDDKQALEGVRAKAAETSGATTIGDLIKEQMQQQNANKD, translated from the coding sequence ATGAGCGAGAGCTTTGCGGATCTTTTTGAAGAAAGCCTGAAAGAAATTGACATGCAACCGGGTTCCATCGTCCAGGGAACCGTAGTTGACGTCGACAGCGACTGGGTCACCGTTAACGCCGGACTGAAGTCCGAAGGCGTTATCCCCGCCTCCCAGTTCCTTAACGAAAAAGGCGAGTTGGAAATTGCTATCGGCGACGTTGTCGATGTAGCTCTCGATGCTGTTGAAGACGGCTTCGGGGAAACCCGTCTGTCTCGCGAGAAGGCCAAGCGCGCTGAAGCCTGGAAGGTACTTGAGAAGTCCTTCGAAGCGGAAGAGGTTGTCAAGGGCATTATCAACGGTAAGGTCAAGGGCGGTTTCACCGTCGATCTGGCCGGCATCCGCGCCTTCCTGCCCGGCTCTTTGGTAGACGTTCGTCCGGTTCGCGACACCGCGCACCTGGAGAACAAGGAACTCGAGTTCAAGGTTATCAAGCTGGACCAGAAGCGTAACAACGTGGTTGTTTCCCGCCGCGCCGTTCTGGAAGCTGAAAACAGTGCTGAGCGCGAAGCTCTGCTGGAAACCCTGACCGAAGGTCTGGAAATCAAGGGTATCGTCAAGAACCTGACCGACTACGGCGCGTTCGTAGATCTGGGCGGGGTTGACGGCCTGCTGCACATCACAGACATGGCTTGGAAGCGCATCAAGCATCCGAGCGAAATCGTGAATGTGGGCGATGAGATCAACGTTAAAGTTCTGAAGTTCGACCGTGAGCGTAACCGCGTTTCACTGGGTCTGAAGCAACTGGGCGAAGATCCGTGGGTTGATATCAAGGGTCGCTATCCGGAAGGCACCAAGGTTACTGCGCGTGTAACCAACCTGACTGATTACGGCTGCTTCGCTGAGCTGGAAGAAGGTGTTGAAGGTCTGGTCCACGTATCCGAAATGGATTGGACCAACAAGAACATCCATCCGTCCAAGGTCGTCCAGGTAGGCGACGAAGTGGAAGTGATGATTCTGGATATCGACGAAGAGCGTCGTCGTATCTCCCTGGGTATCAAGCAGTGCGTTTCCAACCCGTGGGAAGACTTCTCCAGCAACTTCAACAAGGGCGACCGTATCTCCGGTAAGATCAAGTCAATCACTGACTTCGGTATCTTCATCGGCCTGGACGGTGGCATCGACGGTCTGGTTCACCTGTCTGACATCAGCTGGAACGAGACTGGCGAAGAAGCGGTTCGTGAATACAAGAAGGGTGACGAAGTTGAAACCGTTATCCTGTCTGTTGATCCGGAGCGCGAGCGCATTTCCCTCGGTATCAAGCAGCTCGAGAGCGACCCGTTCGCCGAGTTTGTACAGCTGAACGACAAGGGCTCCATCGTGAAGGGCACCGTGTCTGCTGTTGATGCCAAGGCTGCGACCATCGCCCTGAACGACGAAGTTGAAGCCGTACTGAAGGCGTCTGAAATCAGCCGTGACCGTGTTGAAGATGCACGCAACGCGCTGAAGGAAGGCGAAGAAGTCGAAGCGAAGATTATCAGCATCGACCGCAAGAACCGCATCATCAACCTGTCAGTGAAGTCCAAAGACGTTGAGGACGACAAGCAGGCACTTGAAGGTGTACGGGCGAAAGCGGCTGAAACTTCTGGTGCGACCACCATCGGTGATCTCATCAAGGAGCAGATGCAGCAGCAGAATGCCAACAAAGATTAA
- a CDS encoding integration host factor subunit beta — protein MTKSELVELIASKQTQLSVKDVELAVKTIIEHMSQSLADGQRIEIRGFGSFSLHHRAARTGRNPKTGEAVQLPAKYVPHFKPGKELREQVNDSLKKGF, from the coding sequence ATGACGAAGTCCGAACTGGTCGAGCTGATTGCGTCCAAGCAAACTCAGCTTTCCGTTAAAGATGTAGAGTTGGCTGTGAAGACCATCATTGAGCATATGTCTCAATCCCTTGCCGATGGTCAGAGAATTGAAATTCGTGGGTTTGGTAGCTTTTCCCTGCATCACAGGGCTGCTCGCACCGGTCGGAACCCCAAAACCGGTGAAGCGGTTCAGTTGCCCGCCAAGTATGTTCCTCATTTCAAGCCGGGCAAAGAGTTGCGGGAACAGGTAAACGACAGCCTGAAAAAAGGCTTCTGA
- a CDS encoding LapA family protein produces MAGLQKILIILLVLVLVLLALVFSLNNQMAVSLNFLLFETQPHGVAVWIIMAFVIGALVGVLITMLATVRTSVSRRALQKRLDRAEQALEKSRAQNDRTL; encoded by the coding sequence ATGGCAGGATTACAGAAAATTCTCATTATTCTGTTGGTGCTGGTCCTTGTCCTGCTGGCGTTGGTGTTTTCACTCAATAACCAGATGGCCGTCTCGCTCAACTTTCTGTTGTTCGAAACTCAACCCCACGGCGTGGCTGTCTGGATTATTATGGCATTCGTCATCGGCGCGCTTGTGGGTGTGTTGATCACCATGCTGGCAACTGTTCGTACCTCGGTTTCCCGGCGAGCGCTTCAGAAACGACTTGATCGTGCCGAGCAGGCATTGGAGAAATCCAGGGCCCAGAACGACCGGACTCTTTAA
- the lapB gene encoding lipopolysaccharide assembly protein LapB, giving the protein MDIVLQWLLLTAAVAAGWLAGRLGSNGRRTRKTISDEESVRDRLQFLFTNYSDQAVENFVQSLAVNKDTVSLHLSIGSHFRLKGETERAILIHQNLLARPELPTRFSPQVTLELAKDYLNAGLLDRAEALLHQLMGDRDYGRKSAQQLIEVYQQEKEWGKAADVARALTKGDADPGMFKVLAYITCELAEESLRHDDRWAAQKLAKEALDYDQSCVRATLILMKLLIRQGRFRDAANQSLKVFDQNPEFGPEAVDRLMRLENEHGDVGRLGKKLRKLYENYPSTSLLLALVESVERSLGRPAAIDLLRQELEMRPSVRGLLRLVEMAGYEKGMTTDEGRLVSRIGHLILSNRPVYRCANCGFSGQQLHWLCPSCKQWETVRPIQGVEAE; this is encoded by the coding sequence ATGGATATAGTGCTTCAGTGGCTGCTGCTCACTGCAGCGGTCGCAGCTGGCTGGCTTGCCGGCAGGTTAGGCAGCAATGGCCGCAGGACCCGAAAGACCATCTCCGACGAAGAGTCGGTGCGCGACCGCCTTCAGTTTCTTTTTACCAATTACTCCGATCAGGCTGTTGAAAACTTTGTTCAATCCCTTGCGGTGAACAAGGATACGGTCAGTTTGCATCTCTCCATTGGAAGTCACTTCCGCCTTAAAGGCGAGACAGAGCGCGCCATTCTGATTCACCAGAATTTGTTGGCCCGGCCGGAACTGCCAACGCGTTTCTCGCCACAGGTTACCCTCGAACTTGCCAAGGATTACCTCAACGCGGGCCTGCTGGACCGCGCCGAAGCATTGCTGCATCAATTGATGGGCGATCGGGACTACGGTCGGAAGTCGGCCCAGCAGTTAATTGAGGTCTATCAGCAGGAAAAGGAGTGGGGGAAGGCGGCAGATGTGGCCCGCGCGCTGACCAAGGGCGATGCTGATCCGGGCATGTTCAAGGTGCTGGCGTACATCACCTGTGAACTCGCGGAGGAATCGTTGCGACATGACGATCGCTGGGCGGCACAGAAGCTTGCCAAAGAGGCCCTGGATTACGACCAGTCTTGTGTCAGGGCAACGCTGATTCTGATGAAGTTGCTGATTCGACAGGGCAGATTCCGGGACGCGGCGAATCAGAGTTTGAAGGTGTTTGACCAGAACCCGGAGTTTGGCCCTGAGGCGGTAGATCGACTGATGCGTCTGGAGAATGAGCACGGTGACGTCGGGCGCCTCGGCAAGAAGCTCCGCAAACTCTACGAGAACTACCCCAGTACCAGCCTGCTTCTGGCCCTCGTTGAGTCAGTTGAGCGGTCCTTGGGGCGTCCCGCTGCGATCGATCTGTTGCGGCAGGAGCTCGAGATGCGGCCCAGTGTTCGTGGCCTGCTTCGACTGGTCGAAATGGCCGGTTATGAGAAAGGGATGACCACGGACGAGGGCCGCCTGGTCAGCCGGATTGGTCACCTTATACTCTCTAATCGTCCAGTTTACCGCTGCGCCAATTGCGGGTTCTCCGGTCAACAGCTGCACTGGCTGTGTCCGAGCTGCAAGCAGTGGGAAACGGTGCGCCCAATCCAGGGTGTTGAAGCCGAATAA
- the pyrF gene encoding orotidine-5'-phosphate decarboxylase: protein MQNANDPKIIVALDFPSENPALELVDKLDPAKCRLKVGKELFTRSGPQLVQGLQRRGFDVFLDLKFHDIPNTTSAAVAAAADLGVWMVNVHASGGEKMMIACRERLEAYGTERPLLIAVTVLTSMSAEDLSGIGIGESPEAHVSRLATLTRNCGLDGVVCSAQEAPTLKAEQGADFKLVTPGIRPLSAARGDQQRIMTPSDALRAGSDYLVIGRPITQAPDPLAALEAIHQETAAP from the coding sequence GTGCAAAACGCTAACGATCCAAAGATTATCGTCGCCCTGGATTTTCCTTCCGAGAATCCGGCCCTGGAGCTGGTGGACAAGCTGGACCCCGCAAAATGCCGCCTGAAGGTGGGCAAAGAACTGTTCACCCGTTCTGGTCCCCAGTTGGTTCAGGGGCTGCAACGGCGGGGCTTCGACGTCTTCCTGGATCTGAAATTTCATGACATCCCCAACACCACCTCCGCTGCGGTGGCGGCTGCGGCAGATCTGGGGGTGTGGATGGTGAATGTGCATGCCTCCGGCGGCGAGAAGATGATGATCGCCTGTCGGGAGCGCCTGGAAGCGTATGGTACCGAGCGTCCATTGCTTATCGCGGTAACGGTGCTAACCAGCATGAGCGCAGAGGATCTTTCGGGGATCGGCATTGGTGAGTCGCCGGAGGCGCATGTGTCACGGCTTGCAACCCTGACTCGGAATTGTGGCCTGGATGGAGTGGTGTGTTCGGCCCAGGAGGCGCCAACCCTGAAGGCTGAGCAGGGCGCCGACTTCAAGCTGGTTACGCCGGGTATTCGGCCATTGAGTGCCGCCAGGGGTGACCAGCAACGAATTATGACGCCAAGTGACGCGCTGCGTGCCGGCAGTGATTACCTGGTGATTGGTCGACCCATTACCCAGGCGCCCGATCCGCTGGCGGCCCTGGAAGCGATTCATCAGGAAACGGCGGCTCCCTGA